In Ignavibacteriota bacterium, a single genomic region encodes these proteins:
- a CDS encoding anhydro-N-acetylmuramic acid kinase, translating into MFKRIQNKDKKKKLIIGLMSGTSADGIDAALTEIVGNGIQTRVNVLAFETFPYPTGFKKFLLKNSDANTARLDDVARLNFLIGELFADAVIALCKKANVNIENIDLIGSHGQTIQHLPETKKLFGKDIRATLQVGEPSVIAKRTGIVTVGDFRVADVAVGGTGAPLVPYVDYLLFRSEKKNRALLNIGGIANITVLPKSCSLDEMSAFDTGPGNMAIDALMKKFYNRAYDMNGEVASSGNLIPELLHRMMEHSYLKMKPPKSTGREMFGELFVKEILAHSKRKPTEDIITTVTEFTALSVFEAYLLFIKKKTKIEELIVSGGGVHNSYLMNSLQKYFSEARVSSIEKFGMSSDAKEAVAFAILANETIAGNASNVPNATGASKQTMLGKVCLP; encoded by the coding sequence ATGTTTAAACGTATTCAGAATAAAGATAAAAAGAAAAAACTCATTATCGGTTTGATGTCAGGAACGTCGGCAGATGGAATTGACGCGGCGTTGACTGAGATAGTTGGGAACGGAATTCAAACGAGAGTGAATGTGCTTGCGTTCGAGACGTTTCCGTATCCAACCGGATTTAAGAAATTCCTTCTGAAGAATTCCGATGCAAACACCGCTCGACTTGATGATGTTGCCCGATTGAATTTTCTCATTGGCGAGTTGTTTGCCGATGCTGTCATTGCTCTTTGCAAGAAGGCGAACGTGAACATTGAAAATATTGACCTCATCGGTTCACACGGACAGACTATTCAACATCTTCCTGAAACAAAGAAATTATTTGGAAAAGATATTCGGGCGACGTTGCAAGTCGGTGAGCCAAGCGTGATTGCCAAGCGAACAGGAATTGTAACCGTTGGTGATTTTCGTGTTGCGGATGTTGCGGTAGGAGGAACGGGCGCGCCGCTTGTTCCGTATGTTGATTATCTCTTGTTCAGGTCAGAGAAAAAGAATCGTGCGTTGTTGAACATCGGGGGAATTGCAAACATCACCGTACTTCCGAAATCCTGTTCACTCGATGAAATGTCCGCTTTTGATACCGGCCCGGGAAACATGGCTATTGATGCACTGATGAAGAAATTTTACAACCGGGCGTATGATATGAATGGCGAAGTGGCATCAAGCGGAAATCTTATTCCTGAGTTACTTCATCGGATGATGGAACATTCATATTTGAAAATGAAACCGCCAAAGTCAACAGGCAGGGAAATGTTCGGTGAATTGTTTGTGAAGGAGATTCTCGCTCATTCCAAACGAAAACCAACGGAAGATATCATTACAACAGTAACGGAATTCACTGCGCTGAGTGTGTTTGAGGCGTATCTTCTTTTCATCAAAAAGAAAACGAAGATTGAAGAATTGATTGTCAGTGGTGGCGGTGTTCACAATTCTTATTTGATGAACTCGCTTCAAAAATATTTCAGTGAGGCGAGAGTTTCTTCGATTGAAAAATTTGGAATGTCATCAGATGCAAAAGAGGCGGTTGCGTTTGCGATTCTTGCGAATGAGACTATTGCAGGAAATGCATCGAATGTACCGAATGCAACTGGTGCGAGTAAACAAACAATGTTAGGGAAAGTTTGTTTGCCCTGA